The Arachis hypogaea cultivar Tifrunner chromosome 14, arahy.Tifrunner.gnm2.J5K5, whole genome shotgun sequence genome has a segment encoding these proteins:
- the LOC112742082 gene encoding dof zinc finger protein DOF3.6, producing the protein MVYTSIPAYIDPVNWHEQQQPNHQQNNTGGTSSQLLHPPPPPLPPSTQQHGASIRPGSMADRARMANIPMQEPAQKCPRCESTNTKFCYFNNYSLSQPRHFCKTCRRYWTRGGALRNVPVGGGCRRNKRTKGTTTSNNSSKSPPPSSDRGGPTVSGGSFASEIAGLSPPVPSSLRFMAPLMHHQQLGDHFSGVGGGDLGLNYAAISGPMGGICDLNFHIGSALSSGGTGGGNEGSSFLSAAGLEQWRVPQTQQFPFFTGLEASSHGLYQFENSTSEGSGYGGGSGGSGGAIRPNKVSTFASVVKMEESNNNLPRQFLGMNSNSSSNSEHFVPASWTHLSGFTSSNTTNNPP; encoded by the exons ATGGTTTATACTTCCATCCCAGCATATATTGATCCAGTCAATTGGCATGAGCAAcag CAACCAAATCATCAACAAAACAACACCGGTGGCACAAGCTCTCAACTTCTTCATCCTCCACCACCACCTCTTCCGCCATCGACTCAGCAACATGGAGCTAGTATCAGACCTGGGTCGATGGCGGACAGGGCAAGGATGGCTAACATACCCATGCAAGAGCCAGCACAAAAGTGTCCAAGATGTGAATCTACCAACACAAAGTTTTGCTACTTCAACAACTACAGCCTCTCTCAGCCCCGGCACTTCTGCAAGACCTGCCGGAGGTACTGGACCCGAGGCGGCGCCTTGAGAAATGTTCCGGTCGGCGGTGGCTGCCGGAGGAACAAGAGGACTAAAGGAACAACCACCAGCAACAACAGCTCCAAGTCACCACCACCGAGCTCTGATCGCGGAGGTCCCACCGTCTCTGGTGGCAGCTTTGCCTCTGAAATCGCAGGCCTAAGCCCTCCCGTGCCCTCGTCGCTGAGATTCATGGCTCCATTAATGCATCATCAGCAACTTGGAGATCACTTTTCAGGAGTTGGTGGCGGTGATTTAGGCCTAAACTACGCCGCAATTTCTGGTCCAATGGGAGGAATATGTGACTTAAATTTTCACATAGGAAGTGCTTTGAGCAGTGGTGGCACCGGCGGCGGCAATGAAGGCAGTTCTTTTCTATCAGCTGCAGGTTTGGAACAATGGAGGGTTCCACAAACACAACAATTTCCTTTCTTTACAGGTTTGGAAGCTTCATCACATGGCCTATACCAATTTGAAAATAGTACTAGTGAGGGTTCTGGATACGGCGGAGGCAGCGGTGGTAGTGGCGGTGCTATTCGGCCGAATAAGGTGTCGACTTTTGCCTCAGTAGTGAAGATggaagaaagtaataataatttgcCAAGGCAGTTTTTGGGGATGAATAGTAATTCATCAAGTAATAGTGAGCATTTTGTTCCTGCTTCTTGGACGCATCTTTCTGGTTTTACTTCTTCCAATACTACCAATAATCCTCCATAG